One window of the Paenibacillus beijingensis genome contains the following:
- a CDS encoding AAA family ATPase, whose translation MKPLSLTMTAFGPYRDAEKVDFGLLRDSRLFVITGSTGAGKTTIFDAICFALYGSASGEDRSETRMLRSHFADDETHTSVEFEFSVGVRSYRVFRQLAHRKGTNKSETGGKAELYETTSGEPVPCVDRFAVSDVNAKLERIVGLTREQFSQIVMLPQGEFRKLLTSDTENKEDILRRLFQTGLFRKLEERFHRKHREMTDAVKESRAKVEFHLQQAEESLPLREESALAAALGQEHRSALQVMEGLAAEAAYYREVSGIAEARKTRLAAEVESRQLRVHEAAVLNGRLDELDGKRRQLARLAERKSELEALERRLALAEQASRLQPYEEQADKAAAEARMCRVRHEEKRLAAEAAAKTLAQAEQAYRAEEAREPQRREAGRELERLGGLLPLVETLGERQAELERLGAQQRQLEAQLQARDEELGRLREVLRAGSEAAAKLEAEAAALPEKLELRSAMGEKYRLLKELTELKKRLDGFVELSGAREGAARLIRAEMDRMEALWIEGQAASLAAHLHEGEPCPVCGSVQHPGKAKSGGAVPSREELQQAKERLRHAERELEEAKAQAAASREGWESGIAVMDRYGIVPDGLERQLSLLEHEGKQLRAEIDRLKAQGEELSRLRAERKTLEERAERTGAEKERLLGLRQQHAVELAAKKSLLDKELEQIPDGLRSPAVVRSRLQEQQRLSQSLEAAWKEAGERLQRARTAEAEERASAAQLLARLGEAEESALQAAERFASELAAAGFGGNQSYKEAKLSERERQAGRESIEAYRTEAAALAQAVRELERELAGKQRIDVELLSAELAATKRELEETDAALRTAALLAGSAERLGAAIADARKRCAELESGLEEVADLYAMLKGDNPLKISFERYILIEFLEQILHAANERLRDLSNGQFVLERSGRLETRGKQSGLGLDVYDAYTGQNRDVKTLSGGEKFNASLALALGMTDVIQAHQGGISIEMMFIDEGFGSLDEESLNKAILTLIDLQRAGRMIGVISHVQELKQAFPAVLEVKKTKEGHSRTAIYLK comes from the coding sequence ATGAAGCCGCTATCGCTGACGATGACCGCTTTCGGGCCTTACCGCGACGCGGAGAAGGTCGATTTCGGGCTGCTGCGGGATTCGCGGCTGTTCGTCATCACGGGCAGCACGGGCGCGGGCAAGACGACGATTTTTGACGCGATCTGCTTTGCGCTGTACGGATCCGCCAGCGGAGAAGACCGTTCGGAAACGCGGATGCTGCGCAGCCATTTTGCCGACGACGAGACGCACACGTCCGTTGAGTTCGAATTTTCGGTAGGGGTGCGCTCCTACCGCGTATTCCGCCAGCTCGCCCACCGCAAAGGGACGAACAAAAGCGAGACCGGCGGCAAGGCCGAGCTGTACGAGACGACTAGCGGCGAACCGGTTCCGTGCGTCGACCGGTTTGCGGTGTCGGACGTCAACGCCAAGCTGGAGCGGATCGTCGGGCTGACCCGGGAGCAGTTCAGCCAAATTGTGATGCTGCCGCAGGGCGAGTTTCGCAAGCTGCTCACGTCCGATACGGAGAACAAGGAGGATATTTTGCGGCGGCTGTTCCAGACGGGACTGTTCCGCAAGCTGGAGGAGCGGTTTCACCGCAAGCACCGGGAGATGACGGACGCCGTCAAAGAAAGCCGCGCCAAAGTCGAATTTCATCTGCAGCAGGCGGAGGAAAGCTTGCCGCTCCGGGAGGAGAGCGCGCTTGCCGCCGCGCTCGGGCAGGAACACCGGAGCGCGCTGCAGGTGATGGAAGGGCTTGCCGCCGAAGCGGCTTATTACCGGGAAGTTTCGGGGATTGCGGAGGCGCGCAAGACGAGGCTTGCGGCGGAGGTCGAGTCCCGGCAGCTGCGCGTTCACGAGGCGGCTGTGCTGAACGGGCGGCTCGACGAGCTTGACGGCAAGCGGCGGCAGCTTGCCCGGCTTGCCGAGCGCAAGAGCGAGCTGGAAGCGCTGGAGCGGCGGCTCGCGCTTGCGGAGCAGGCGTCGCGGCTGCAGCCGTACGAGGAGCAGGCCGATAAGGCGGCCGCGGAAGCCCGGATGTGCCGCGTCCGGCACGAGGAGAAGCGGCTTGCCGCCGAGGCGGCCGCGAAGACGCTTGCGCAGGCGGAGCAGGCTTACCGCGCCGAGGAAGCGCGCGAGCCGCAGCGCCGGGAAGCCGGCCGCGAGCTGGAGCGGCTCGGCGGCCTGCTGCCGCTCGTGGAGACGCTGGGCGAGCGGCAGGCGGAGCTGGAGCGGCTCGGCGCGCAGCAGCGGCAGCTCGAGGCGCAGCTGCAGGCGCGCGACGAGGAGCTGGGGCGGCTGCGGGAGGTGCTGCGCGCCGGCAGCGAAGCGGCCGCCAAGCTGGAGGCGGAAGCGGCTGCTCTGCCGGAGAAGCTGGAGCTGCGCTCGGCGATGGGCGAGAAGTACAGGCTGCTGAAGGAATTGACCGAGCTGAAGAAACGATTGGACGGTTTTGTAGAGCTGTCCGGCGCAAGGGAAGGGGCGGCGCGTCTCATCCGCGCGGAGATGGACCGCATGGAGGCGCTCTGGATCGAAGGCCAGGCGGCGTCGCTTGCCGCCCATCTGCATGAGGGCGAGCCGTGCCCGGTTTGCGGCAGCGTGCAGCATCCGGGCAAAGCGAAATCGGGCGGAGCGGTGCCGTCGCGGGAAGAGCTGCAGCAGGCGAAGGAGCGGCTGCGCCACGCGGAACGCGAGCTGGAGGAGGCGAAGGCGCAGGCGGCCGCGTCCCGCGAGGGCTGGGAAAGCGGTATCGCCGTTATGGACCGGTACGGCATTGTGCCGGATGGGCTGGAGCGGCAGCTTTCCCTTCTGGAGCATGAAGGCAAGCAGCTGCGCGCGGAGATCGACCGCTTGAAGGCACAGGGCGAAGAGCTGAGCCGGCTGCGCGCGGAGAGAAAGACACTGGAGGAGCGGGCGGAACGGACCGGGGCCGAGAAGGAACGGCTGCTCGGCCTGCGCCAGCAGCATGCGGTGGAGCTGGCGGCGAAGAAGTCGCTGCTGGACAAGGAGCTGGAGCAGATTCCGGATGGGCTGCGCTCGCCCGCTGTTGTGCGAAGCCGCTTGCAGGAACAGCAGCGGCTGTCGCAGTCGCTGGAGGCCGCCTGGAAGGAAGCCGGCGAGCGGCTGCAGCGGGCGCGGACGGCGGAGGCGGAGGAGCGGGCGAGTGCCGCGCAGCTGCTCGCCCGGCTCGGAGAAGCGGAGGAAAGCGCGCTTCAGGCCGCCGAGCGGTTTGCATCCGAGCTCGCGGCTGCCGGGTTCGGCGGCAATCAGTCTTATAAGGAAGCGAAGCTGTCCGAGCGGGAGCGCCAGGCCGGCCGGGAGAGTATCGAGGCGTACCGGACAGAGGCAGCAGCGCTGGCACAGGCCGTTCGGGAATTGGAACGGGAGCTGGCCGGCAAGCAGCGGATCGATGTGGAGCTGCTCAGCGCGGAGCTCGCCGCAACGAAGCGCGAGCTGGAGGAGACCGATGCCGCCCTCCGGACCGCCGCGCTGCTTGCGGGCAGCGCCGAGCGTCTCGGCGCCGCGATCGCGGACGCCCGCAAGCGCTGCGCGGAGCTGGAGTCCGGGCTTGAGGAGGTCGCCGATTTGTACGCGATGCTGAAAGGCGACAATCCGCTCAAAATTTCGTTCGAGCGGTACATCCTGATCGAATTTTTGGAGCAGATTTTGCATGCTGCCAATGAAAGGCTGCGCGATCTTTCAAACGGGCAGTTCGTGCTGGAACGCAGCGGCCGCCTGGAAACAAGAGGCAAGCAGAGCGGCCTCGGTTTGGACGTCTACGACGCGTATACGGGACAAAACCGGGACGTGAAGACGCTGTCCGGCGGCGAGAAATTCAATGCGTCGCTTGCGCTCGCGCTCGGCATGACGGACGTCATCCAGGCGCATCAGGGCGGCATTTCCATCGAAATGATGTTTATCGACGAAGGCTTCGGGTCGCTGGACGAGGAATCGCTGAACAAGGCGATTCTTACGCTGATCGATCTGCAGCGCGCCGGCCGGATGATCGGCGTCATCTCCCACGTGCAGGAGCTGAAACAGGCGTTTCCGGCCGTACTGGAAGTGAAGAAGACGAAGGAAGGCCACAGCCGGACGGCGATTTATTTGAAATAA
- the addB gene encoding helicase-exonuclease AddAB subunit AddB: MGLRFVLGRAGSGRTRLCLDEIRKRLVREPLGAPLVMLVPEQATFQNEYALLGSGDVNGTMRAQVLSFRRLAYRVMQETGGAALVPIGDNGKNMLLYKIVQRLGTRLKLFRSGGEQSGFFGKLGELLTEWKRYGIDASALQQGTWDESGGGETLLARKLHDLQLICGELEQELSGQYMDEGDDLIYLAEGYSSASSMRGAEFWVDGFSGLTPRELNVLGSLLLHSANVTVTLCLDRPYAQGEQPHELDLFHPAAETYIKLRELAESLFVTVEEPVMLPVDPPARFRNNPVLAHLEKHFGGRVPMLRRPEGEPDAGIALNAAASRRAEVEAAARDMVRLARDKGLRWREMAVMVRSAGDYEETVKNVFADYRIPYFIDSKSDTLHHPLVELIRSALETVLYGWRYEAVFRCIKTEMLFPEDRRMDRERFDRLENYVLAAGIDGWRWEDAKSWQPLVRGGLEDEPNEASGAEKLLFEEAMKAREAIVPPLSRFGRALKKAPDVRAMCESLYRFLDQAGAPDRLERWARADAEAGRTRQARAHRQLWDAVMNMLDQLVELMGDEEVAPELFAGMIDTGVESLKLSAVPPSLDQVLVGSIDRTRAYRVKACYVLGANDGILPMRAQEDGVLTEKEREQLAERGLTMAPGARRRLLDERFLIYNTLLAPSHRLWIGYPLADDEGKSLYPSEYVRHLKQLFPWLKEQAAAPEPQPDMDGEEQLSYLSIPPRALSYLLSQLRAWRQGTEIKALWWDVYNWFAQRPHWQPKLQLLTASLDYVNQEPQLTVATARQLYGERLTASVSRMERFVSCPFQHFAIHGLRLKERKLFRLAAPDMGQLFHAALSKVAQNLGEKWGDTPPENIRAAASQAVDELTPRLQSQILHSSARYRYIARKLNEIVGQAAVILGEHAQRAQFKPVGLEVGFGPDGPLPALAVPLPRGGGMDIVGRIDRVDAAQTDKGLLLRVLDYKSSATGLRLEEVSHGLSLQMLAYLDVLLTHAPAWLGQEAHPAGVLYFHMHNPLLSSVNGMTPEEAEKTMLKKFKMRGLLLDDSSTVRMMDGRLESGHSELLPVAIKKDGAFQSGSSVASGEQWDVLRRSVRRKIGEIGQSIGDGVISIAPYRLGNKTPCQFCDYKAVCQFDPLAEGNEYVKLAKPGKDETWRKLLELAGDASGSHEADRPG, from the coding sequence ATGGGACTGAGGTTTGTGCTTGGACGGGCGGGAAGCGGCCGGACGCGCCTTTGTCTGGACGAAATACGGAAGAGGCTGGTCCGGGAGCCGCTGGGCGCGCCGCTTGTGATGCTCGTGCCGGAGCAGGCGACATTCCAGAACGAATATGCACTGCTCGGCAGCGGCGACGTGAACGGCACGATGCGCGCGCAGGTGCTCAGCTTCCGCAGGCTCGCTTACCGGGTTATGCAGGAAACGGGCGGGGCGGCGCTGGTGCCGATCGGCGACAACGGCAAAAACATGCTGCTGTACAAAATTGTGCAGCGGCTCGGCACCCGTCTGAAGCTGTTCCGCAGCGGCGGGGAGCAGAGCGGTTTTTTCGGCAAGCTGGGAGAGCTGCTGACGGAATGGAAACGGTACGGCATCGACGCGTCGGCGCTGCAGCAAGGTACCTGGGATGAGAGCGGGGGCGGCGAAACGCTGCTGGCGCGCAAGCTGCACGACCTGCAGCTTATTTGCGGCGAGCTCGAGCAGGAGCTGTCAGGGCAATACATGGACGAAGGTGACGACCTGATTTATTTGGCGGAAGGATATTCGAGCGCATCTTCGATGCGGGGAGCGGAGTTTTGGGTCGACGGCTTCAGCGGCCTTACGCCCCGCGAGCTTAACGTTCTGGGCAGTCTGCTGCTCCACTCCGCGAATGTGACGGTGACGCTTTGTCTGGACAGGCCGTATGCGCAAGGCGAGCAGCCTCATGAGCTGGACCTGTTTCATCCGGCCGCCGAAACGTATATTAAGCTGCGCGAGCTTGCGGAATCTCTCTTTGTTACGGTGGAGGAACCGGTTATGCTGCCGGTCGATCCGCCTGCTAGATTCCGCAATAATCCGGTGCTGGCGCACCTGGAAAAGCATTTCGGCGGCCGGGTTCCGATGCTGCGTCGGCCGGAAGGGGAACCGGACGCAGGAATTGCCCTGAACGCGGCCGCAAGCCGCCGCGCGGAGGTGGAGGCGGCCGCCCGCGACATGGTGCGGCTTGCCCGCGACAAAGGGCTGCGCTGGCGCGAGATGGCCGTTATGGTACGCAGCGCCGGGGATTACGAAGAAACGGTGAAAAACGTATTCGCCGATTACCGTATCCCGTATTTTATCGATTCCAAGAGCGACACGCTCCACCATCCGCTCGTCGAGCTGATCCGCTCCGCGCTGGAAACGGTTCTGTACGGTTGGCGCTATGAGGCGGTGTTCCGCTGCATCAAGACGGAAATGCTGTTTCCCGAAGACAGACGAATGGACAGGGAGCGCTTCGACCGTCTTGAAAATTATGTGCTTGCCGCCGGGATCGACGGCTGGCGCTGGGAAGACGCCAAGAGCTGGCAGCCGCTCGTCCGGGGCGGTCTCGAAGACGAGCCGAACGAAGCAAGCGGCGCGGAGAAGCTGCTGTTTGAAGAAGCGATGAAGGCGCGGGAGGCGATCGTGCCGCCGCTAAGCCGGTTTGGACGGGCGCTCAAAAAAGCTCCCGACGTGCGCGCTATGTGCGAAAGCCTGTACCGTTTCCTCGACCAAGCCGGCGCGCCGGACAGGCTGGAGCGCTGGGCCCGCGCCGACGCGGAAGCGGGCCGTACGCGGCAGGCAAGGGCGCACCGGCAGCTGTGGGACGCCGTCATGAATATGCTGGACCAGCTGGTGGAGCTGATGGGAGACGAAGAGGTGGCCCCGGAGCTGTTCGCGGGAATGATCGATACGGGGGTGGAAAGCTTGAAGCTGTCGGCTGTTCCGCCTTCGCTCGATCAGGTGCTCGTCGGCAGTATCGACCGCACCCGCGCTTATCGGGTGAAGGCCTGTTATGTGCTCGGTGCGAACGACGGCATTTTGCCGATGCGGGCGCAGGAGGACGGGGTCTTGACGGAGAAGGAGCGGGAGCAGCTTGCGGAGCGCGGATTGACGATGGCTCCCGGCGCGCGCAGAAGGCTTTTGGACGAGCGTTTCTTGATATATAACACGCTGCTTGCGCCGTCTCACCGGTTATGGATCGGGTACCCGCTTGCGGACGATGAAGGAAAGAGTCTTTACCCTTCGGAATATGTGCGGCATCTGAAGCAGCTGTTTCCGTGGCTGAAGGAGCAGGCCGCCGCCCCCGAGCCGCAGCCGGATATGGACGGGGAGGAGCAGCTTTCTTACTTGTCGATTCCGCCGCGCGCGCTTTCCTATTTGCTCTCGCAGCTGCGCGCATGGCGGCAGGGAACCGAAATAAAAGCGCTGTGGTGGGATGTGTACAACTGGTTTGCGCAGCGGCCGCATTGGCAGCCCAAGCTGCAGCTGCTGACGGCATCGCTCGATTACGTCAACCAGGAGCCGCAGCTGACCGTGGCGACCGCCCGCCAGTTGTACGGCGAGCGGCTGACGGCCAGCGTGTCGCGCATGGAGCGGTTCGTTTCCTGCCCGTTTCAGCATTTTGCCATTCACGGCCTTAGGCTGAAGGAACGGAAGCTGTTCCGGCTGGCCGCTCCCGATATGGGGCAGCTGTTTCATGCCGCTCTAAGCAAGGTGGCGCAAAATCTGGGCGAGAAGTGGGGCGATACGCCCCCTGAAAACATACGGGCCGCCGCTTCGCAGGCGGTCGATGAACTGACGCCGCGGCTGCAGTCGCAAATTTTGCACAGCAGCGCGCGCTACCGCTATATTGCGCGCAAGCTTAATGAAATCGTCGGCCAGGCGGCCGTGATATTGGGCGAACATGCGCAGCGGGCGCAGTTCAAGCCGGTCGGCCTCGAAGTGGGCTTCGGTCCGGACGGCCCGCTTCCGGCGCTTGCCGTGCCGCTTCCCCGCGGAGGCGGCATGGACATTGTCGGCCGGATCGACCGGGTGGATGCGGCGCAGACGGACAAAGGGCTGCTGCTGCGGGTGCTCGATTACAAGTCGAGCGCGACGGGGCTGCGGCTGGAGGAAGTGTCGCACGGACTGTCGCTGCAGATGCTGGCGTACCTCGATGTGCTGCTGACGCACGCGCCGGCCTGGCTCGGCCAGGAAGCGCATCCGGCGGGCGTGCTTTATTTTCATATGCATAACCCGCTTCTGTCGTCAGTCAACGGGATGACGCCCGAAGAAGCGGAGAAGACGATGCTGAAAAAATTCAAAATGCGCGGCCTGCTGCTTGACGACTCGAGTACGGTACGCATGATGGACGGGCGATTGGAAAGCGGCCATTCGGAGCTGCTGCCGGTTGCGATCAAGAAGGACGGAGCGTTCCAAAGCGGCTCCTCCGTCGCCTCGGGCGAGCAGTGGGACGTCCTGCGGCGCTCCGTCCGCCGGAAAATCGGCGAGATCGGCCAGTCGATCGGCGACGGCGTCATTTCGATCGCGCCTTACCGGTTAGGCAACAAGACGCCTTGCCAGTTTTGCGATTATAAAGCGGTGTGCCAATTCGATCCGCTGGCCGAGGGCAATGAATACGTCAAGCTTGCGAAGCCGGGCAAGGATGAGACGTGGCGGAAGCTGCTCGAGCTCGCCGGAGATGCTTCGGGTTCGCACGAGGCTGACCGGCCCGGATAA
- the addA gene encoding helicase-exonuclease AddAB subunit AddA: MNPVMPKPQGSTWTDDQWSAIVTEGSDVLVAAAAGSGKTAVLVERIIRKISADTDVDRLLVATFTKAAASEMKERIRIALEKALESAPSSEHLRRQLALLGRANITTLHSFCLDVIRRYYPLIGLDPGFRVANETESELMRIEVLDQLFEERYTEVRDGGAFLKLADRYGGEKGDDKLYHLTQQLYDFSRSQPWPDHWLRQTADDFRIPDDEELANSKWTQSLENDVKLALHGAAGSLREALALCKRPGGPDAYAVNLNEDLEAVEQLLVTVENDSWERWRDAFLSKGGFGRLKTMRGDDHDKELQEQVKTLREQAKQIVAGLAEELFVRSSADYLAEMRNLAPLMSALAELVIDFGVRYEEAKRAKGLLDFGDLEHFCLRILRDPASTPERTVPSAAALEYRNHFAEILLDEYQDTNRVQEAIVELIAGSSPGNRFMVGDVKQSIYRFRLAEPALFLHKYKSYETGDDAEGRPMEADGAEDGRNGTAWRTLDESAGTLNVPADTSDTGRTRQPGRRIDLARNFRSRDEVVDGVNDVFRALMRETVAEMDYDTRAELVRGAEYPPAPDAAKYAVELAVIDRGSEKASAEEGGTAAEEDEFAGHDAAAKEAAADMQTAQLEARFIARRIMELKESGFTVYDSRKHSVRPLAWRDIVILLRAQQQWSPVLIEELQQAGIPAYAELSTGYFEATEVNVMLSLLRIIDNPYQDIPLAGALRSPLFDVSAEELALIRIQAGSGAYFDAVVKAADSLFTDEATRGKLSHFLDRLERWREAARQGPVSDLIWSIYRETDYYDWVGGLVGGPQRQANLRALHDRARQYESTSLRGLFRFLRFIERMRESGGDLGTARAMGEGEDVVRIMSIHKSKGLEFPVVFVAGLGKMFNQQDVNASFLMHKDLGFGPKYVHEGLRVTYPTLPFLAVRRRMMQEMQAEELRVLYVALTRPKEKLILLGTTADAARQLQRWQSAADAVGRLPDYSIASARRFLDWLGPLALRSGMNLSLVDAGRGDIDPPPAAGGAEREAVLRNWLTRVVPSPSLGTEAAAGSESPEDDEEFRQRMQAVAELIPVPPENTDSEVERLLGWEYPFAAASFVAAKTSVTEMKRIYAETSMNTDAVFHGEGPFVERFAASESESAVGADRKAGAAGHKTPQREDFSGKTVPAASGPLPEGDGSYSYSFRLRRPRFMEEKSLTAAERGTVTHTVMQHVPLAGSLTLEALHQTVAELIERRILTEPQAEAADLEAVERFFTSDLGVRLLRADRVNREVPFSCTFPASRVYPLSEAAIGGEPILIQGVIDCLFEEGGKLVLLDYKTDRVYDGDWDKAGEKHRFQLELYAEAIRTIVGREVDECHLFFMNGPQAVRLR, encoded by the coding sequence ATGAACCCGGTTATGCCAAAGCCGCAAGGCAGCACATGGACCGACGACCAGTGGAGCGCGATCGTAACCGAAGGCTCCGACGTGCTGGTCGCGGCTGCGGCGGGCTCCGGCAAAACGGCGGTGCTTGTCGAGCGGATTATCCGCAAAATTTCCGCCGATACCGATGTGGACCGGCTGCTCGTCGCCACGTTTACGAAAGCGGCCGCCTCGGAAATGAAGGAGCGCATTCGCATCGCGCTGGAGAAGGCGCTCGAATCCGCGCCCTCGTCGGAGCATTTGCGCCGTCAGCTGGCGCTGCTCGGACGCGCCAACATTACGACGCTGCACTCCTTTTGCCTGGATGTCATCCGCCGATATTATCCGCTGATCGGACTTGACCCGGGCTTCCGGGTGGCGAACGAAACGGAAAGCGAGCTTATGCGGATCGAAGTGCTGGATCAGCTGTTTGAAGAGCGCTACACCGAGGTCCGGGACGGCGGCGCCTTTTTGAAGCTTGCGGACCGGTACGGCGGGGAAAAAGGCGACGACAAGCTGTACCATTTGACGCAGCAGCTGTACGATTTTTCGCGCAGTCAGCCGTGGCCCGATCACTGGCTGCGGCAGACGGCGGACGATTTCCGCATCCCGGACGATGAGGAGCTCGCGAACAGCAAGTGGACGCAATCGCTGGAAAATGACGTAAAGCTTGCGCTCCATGGAGCTGCCGGCTCGTTGCGGGAAGCGCTGGCGCTCTGCAAGCGGCCCGGCGGTCCCGATGCGTACGCGGTCAACTTGAACGAGGATTTGGAAGCGGTGGAGCAGCTGCTGGTGACCGTGGAGAACGATTCGTGGGAACGGTGGCGGGATGCGTTCTTAAGCAAGGGAGGCTTCGGACGGCTGAAAACGATGCGGGGCGACGATCACGACAAAGAGCTGCAGGAGCAGGTGAAGACGCTGCGCGAGCAGGCGAAGCAAATTGTCGCCGGTTTGGCGGAGGAGCTGTTTGTAAGGTCGTCTGCGGACTATTTGGCCGAAATGCGCAACCTGGCGCCGCTCATGTCCGCGCTTGCCGAGCTTGTGATCGATTTCGGTGTCCGCTATGAGGAGGCGAAGCGCGCGAAGGGGCTGCTCGACTTCGGCGATCTGGAGCATTTCTGCCTGCGCATCCTGCGCGATCCCGCTTCCACGCCGGAGCGGACGGTTCCTTCCGCTGCCGCGCTGGAATACCGGAATCATTTTGCGGAAATTTTGCTGGATGAATACCAGGATACGAACCGGGTACAGGAAGCGATTGTAGAGCTGATCGCCGGATCGTCTCCGGGTAACCGATTCATGGTTGGAGACGTGAAACAGTCGATCTACCGCTTCCGGCTTGCTGAGCCTGCCCTTTTTCTGCACAAGTACAAGTCGTACGAGACGGGCGATGATGCCGAAGGGAGGCCGATGGAGGCTGACGGAGCTGAAGACGGCCGGAACGGGACCGCCTGGAGAACCTTGGACGAATCGGCCGGCACTTTGAACGTTCCAGCCGATACATCGGACACTGGCCGCACTCGCCAACCGGGACGCCGCATTGATCTGGCCCGCAATTTCCGCAGCCGCGACGAAGTGGTGGACGGGGTCAACGATGTGTTCCGCGCGCTGATGCGGGAGACGGTGGCGGAGATGGATTACGATACGCGTGCGGAGCTGGTGCGCGGAGCGGAATATCCGCCGGCGCCGGACGCGGCGAAATATGCGGTGGAGCTGGCCGTCATCGACCGCGGCAGCGAAAAAGCGTCCGCGGAAGAGGGCGGTACCGCCGCCGAAGAAGACGAGTTTGCCGGCCATGACGCAGCGGCGAAGGAGGCGGCGGCCGACATGCAGACGGCGCAGCTGGAGGCGCGCTTCATCGCCCGCCGGATTATGGAGCTGAAGGAGAGCGGATTTACCGTCTACGACAGCCGCAAGCATTCGGTCCGGCCGCTCGCCTGGCGCGATATCGTCATTTTGCTTCGCGCCCAGCAGCAATGGTCGCCGGTGCTGATCGAGGAGCTGCAGCAGGCGGGCATACCGGCATACGCGGAGCTGAGCACCGGGTATTTTGAAGCGACGGAAGTGAACGTCATGCTGTCCCTGCTGCGGATTATCGACAATCCGTATCAGGATATTCCGCTTGCGGGAGCGCTCCGCTCCCCGCTGTTCGACGTAAGCGCCGAGGAACTGGCCCTCATCCGCATCCAGGCGGGAAGCGGCGCCTATTTCGACGCGGTTGTGAAAGCGGCGGACAGCCTGTTTACGGACGAAGCGACGCGCGGCAAGCTGTCCCACTTTCTTGACCGCTTGGAACGCTGGCGCGAAGCGGCCCGGCAAGGCCCGGTCAGCGATCTCATCTGGAGCATCTACCGCGAGACGGATTACTATGATTGGGTCGGCGGCCTGGTCGGCGGCCCGCAGCGCCAGGCCAACTTAAGGGCGCTGCATGACCGGGCGCGGCAGTACGAGTCGACGTCGCTGCGCGGCTTGTTCCGCTTTCTCAGGTTCATTGAGCGGATGAGGGAGAGCGGCGGCGATCTGGGCACGGCCCGCGCTATGGGGGAAGGGGAGGACGTGGTCCGCATCATGTCCATCCATAAGAGCAAGGGGCTGGAGTTCCCGGTCGTGTTCGTGGCCGGCCTCGGCAAAATGTTCAACCAGCAGGATGTGAATGCTTCGTTCTTAATGCATAAAGATCTCGGGTTCGGCCCCAAATATGTTCACGAGGGGCTCCGGGTGACTTATCCGACGCTGCCTTTCCTTGCCGTCCGCCGAAGAATGATGCAGGAGATGCAGGCGGAAGAACTGCGGGTGCTGTATGTGGCGCTGACGCGTCCGAAGGAAAAGTTAATTCTGCTCGGCACGACCGCCGACGCCGCCCGCCAGCTTCAACGGTGGCAGTCCGCCGCGGATGCCGTTGGACGGCTGCCGGATTACAGCATCGCTTCGGCCAGACGCTTTCTGGACTGGCTCGGACCGCTCGCGCTGCGCAGCGGCATGAATCTGTCGCTTGTTGACGCGGGGCGGGGCGATATTGATCCGCCTCCGGCTGCGGGCGGCGCGGAGCGGGAAGCGGTGCTGCGGAACTGGCTGACCCGCGTCGTTCCGTCTCCTTCTCTCGGGACGGAGGCGGCGGCAGGCAGCGAATCTCCCGAAGACGATGAAGAGTTCCGGCAGCGGATGCAGGCGGTCGCGGAGCTCATTCCGGTGCCGCCCGAGAACACCGATTCGGAAGTGGAGCGTCTGCTCGGCTGGGAGTATCCGTTTGCGGCCGCTTCCTTCGTCGCGGCCAAAACGTCGGTGACGGAAATGAAGCGGATCTATGCGGAGACGTCGATGAACACGGACGCCGTCTTTCACGGCGAGGGGCCGTTCGTGGAACGGTTTGCGGCGTCGGAATCGGAAAGCGCCGTCGGCGCCGATCGCAAAGCCGGAGCGGCCGGGCATAAGACGCCGCAGCGTGAGGACTTCTCCGGCAAGACGGTTCCGGCAGCAAGCGGCCCCCTTCCCGAAGGGGATGGCTCCTACTCCTACTCCTTCCGGCTGCGGCGGCCGCGCTTTATGGAAGAGAAGTCGCTTACAGCCGCCGAGCGCGGAACGGTTACCCACACCGTCATGCAGCATGTGCCGCTTGCCGGCTCCTTGACTCTCGAGGCGCTGCATCAGACGGTGGCGGAATTGATAGAGCGACGGATATTGACGGAACCACAGGCGGAAGCGGCCGATCTGGAAGCGGTCGAACGTTTTTTCACATCCGACCTCGGGGTCAGGCTGTTGCGCGCCGACCGCGTGAACCGCGAAGTGCCGTTCAGCTGCACGTTTCCGGCTTCCCGCGTGTACCCTTTATCGGAAGCGGCGATCGGCGGCGAACCAATCCTCATTCAAGGCGTCATCGACTGTCTGTTCGAAGAAGGAGGAAAGCTTGTCCTGCTCGACTACAAGACGGACCGGGTATATGACGGGGATTGGGACAAAGCGGGGGAAAAGCATCGTTTTCAGCTTGAGCTGTACGCGGAAGCGATCCGGACAATCGTCGGCCGGGAGGTGGACGAGTGCCACCTGTTCTTCATGAACGGTCCTCAGGCGGTGCGCTTGCGGTAA
- a CDS encoding histidine triad nucleotide-binding protein gives MDCIFCKIIEGSIPSKKAFENEHVLAFHDIEPAAPVHILIVPKKHIPTMNDVTAEDGALIAELFTVARALAKEHGIAESGYRLINNCNADGGQTCYHLHFHLLGGKKLGPLLQGHVS, from the coding sequence ATGGATTGTATTTTTTGTAAAATCATCGAGGGCTCCATTCCCTCCAAAAAGGCGTTCGAGAACGAGCATGTGCTGGCCTTTCACGATATCGAGCCCGCCGCGCCCGTACATATTTTGATCGTTCCCAAAAAACATATTCCGACGATGAACGACGTCACCGCTGAAGACGGAGCGCTGATCGCCGAGCTGTTTACAGTCGCCCGCGCGCTCGCTAAAGAGCATGGAATCGCCGAGTCCGGTTACCGCCTCATCAACAACTGCAACGCGGACGGCGGCCAGACCTGCTACCATCTTCACTTCCATTTGCTTGGCGGCAAAAAACTCGGTCCGCTGCTTCAAGGGCATGTAAGTTGA